The following are encoded together in the Falsiruegeria litorea R37 genome:
- a CDS encoding TRAP transporter large permease, which translates to MSSLEIGIASFPALMVLIFLRVPIGLAMFLVGLVGLIWVTDGTQVAFARLKNETYTTFSSYSLTIVPMFLLMGHFATLGGMSNALFKAAEGWLGHRKGGVAMASIGACAGFGAICGSSLATAATMGRVALPELKQYGYAGGFSTATLAAGGTLGILIPPSVVLVIYAILTEQNIAKLFLAAFIPGIMAALGYVIAISVYVRLYPESAGTRPAVPYSERFAALVQVWPVLLVFGLVVGGIYLGWFTPTEGAAVGAFGTAVIAFFNGGLTRSSLVESFTVTARSTAMIFFIVLGAGFYNGFLALTQVPQELSNYVVSQGFSPWMVLALILCFYLVFGCLMDSLSMILLTIPIFFPVISAMDFDLVNLAALQADAAREVLAAGVPEGMGAETLASIKDAIANGTELTRAEMKELGIRVTKGMANRMEAEHVAIWFGILVLIVVEVGLITPPVGMNLFIINAMDRKTPMVETYKAVMFFVGSDIIRVIILVAFPSITLFLLAL; encoded by the coding sequence TTGAGTTCGCTTGAGATTGGGATTGCATCCTTTCCTGCCCTGATGGTGCTGATTTTCCTGCGGGTGCCAATTGGGTTGGCGATGTTTCTGGTCGGGTTGGTGGGCCTGATCTGGGTCACCGACGGCACGCAGGTGGCGTTTGCGCGCCTGAAGAACGAGACCTACACGACCTTTTCCAGCTATTCGCTGACCATCGTGCCGATGTTCCTGCTGATGGGGCATTTCGCGACCCTGGGCGGCATGTCGAATGCGCTGTTCAAGGCCGCCGAGGGCTGGCTGGGTCACCGCAAGGGCGGTGTTGCGATGGCGTCTATCGGGGCCTGTGCAGGGTTCGGCGCGATTTGTGGCTCATCATTGGCGACGGCGGCAACGATGGGGCGCGTGGCCCTGCCCGAGCTGAAGCAATATGGCTATGCCGGTGGGTTCTCGACCGCGACCCTGGCGGCGGGGGGCACGCTTGGTATCCTGATCCCGCCATCGGTTGTTTTGGTGATCTATGCGATCCTGACCGAGCAGAACATTGCCAAACTGTTTCTTGCGGCATTCATCCCCGGCATCATGGCGGCGTTGGGTTATGTCATCGCGATCTCTGTCTATGTGCGGCTTTATCCCGAAAGTGCCGGCACCCGGCCTGCGGTGCCCTACTCCGAGCGGTTTGCGGCCCTTGTTCAAGTCTGGCCCGTGCTGCTGGTCTTTGGCCTTGTGGTGGGCGGTATCTATCTGGGGTGGTTCACCCCAACCGAGGGCGCGGCTGTGGGTGCGTTTGGCACGGCTGTGATTGCGTTCTTCAATGGTGGACTGACGCGCAGTTCGCTGGTCGAGAGTTTCACCGTCACCGCGCGCTCGACCGCGATGATCTTTTTCATCGTGCTGGGGGCCGGGTTCTACAATGGCTTTTTGGCGCTGACTCAGGTGCCACAAGAGCTGTCGAATTATGTGGTCAGCCAGGGCTTCAGCCCGTGGATGGTTCTGGCACTGATCCTGTGTTTCTATCTGGTCTTTGGCTGTCTGATGGACAGCCTTTCGATGATCCTGCTGACCATCCCGATCTTTTTCCCGGTGATCTCGGCGATGGACTTCGATCTGGTCAATCTCGCCGCTTTGCAGGCCGATGCCGCGCGCGAGGTGCTGGCGGCAGGTGTGCCCGAGGGGATGGGCGCGGAAACGCTCGCCTCGATCAAAGACGCGATTGCCAACGGCACCGAGCTGACCCGCGCCGAGATGAAGGAGCTGGGCATTCGGGTGACCAAGGGCATGGCCAACCGGATGGAGGCCGAGCATGTGGCGATCTGGTTCGGCATTCTGGTGCTGATTGTCGTCGAGGTCGGGTTGATCACGCCGCCGGTGGGGATGAACCTGTTCATCATCAACGCGATGGATCGCAAGACACCGATGGTCGAGACTTATAAGGCGGTGATGTTCTTTGTCGGCTCAGACATTATCCGGGTAATCATTCTGGTCGCGTTCCCGTCGATCACCCTGTTCTTGCTGGCGCTATGA